From Methylopila sp. M107, a single genomic window includes:
- a CDS encoding FAD/NAD(P)-binding protein: MSAGRGDRGPRPTVVVIGGGFAGAGLAFQLARRAPGDYRIVVFEPREKLGCGVAYSTTDPAHRINVPASRMSFVPSDPCHFDRWLKADGELRRDPDAKLPDGRAFPRRAVFGRYASETIEPYLLRGDIEHRCATAASVRRSPRGGYLVTDEDGHEIAADVVAFAATHPTPAPPESFEPLVGDPRLVVDTQDRAALDAIDPDARVLIVGTGLTMADIAASLEARGHRGQITAVSRRGLLSRGHTTQTGDEYGAFSTEPSLTARALVRRIRRTITAAAAEGKPWQHVMDAVRNQGPLIWTALPLRERRIIARRLRPFWDVHRFRVAPQVEAAVERLRASGQLTLMRGEPIAAGRSGRSVSVDIKLKGGGRFYGDFDAILLATGPAHRKLSETSPLAAGLVSQGLVRLDPVGLGFEVDGQSVAIGADGKPSPALWIVGPLARATFGELMGLPEVARHAEFVAGAIIRASPESAAAEAPALELA; this comes from the coding sequence GTGAGCGCCGGTCGGGGGGATCGCGGTCCGCGCCCGACCGTCGTCGTCATCGGCGGCGGCTTCGCCGGCGCCGGCCTCGCCTTTCAGCTCGCCCGGCGCGCGCCGGGCGACTACCGCATCGTGGTGTTCGAGCCGCGCGAGAAGCTCGGCTGCGGGGTGGCCTACTCGACCACCGACCCGGCGCATCGCATCAACGTGCCGGCGTCCCGGATGAGCTTCGTGCCGTCCGACCCCTGCCATTTCGACCGCTGGCTGAAGGCGGACGGCGAGCTCCGGCGCGATCCGGACGCCAAGCTGCCGGACGGGCGGGCGTTCCCGCGCCGCGCTGTGTTCGGGCGTTACGCGTCGGAGACGATCGAGCCTTACCTGCTGCGCGGCGACATCGAGCATCGCTGCGCCACCGCGGCTTCCGTCCGGCGCTCGCCGCGCGGCGGCTATCTGGTGACGGACGAGGACGGCCATGAGATCGCGGCCGACGTCGTGGCCTTCGCCGCGACCCATCCGACGCCTGCGCCGCCGGAATCGTTCGAGCCGCTGGTCGGGGACCCGCGGCTCGTCGTGGACACGCAGGATCGGGCGGCGCTCGACGCCATCGATCCGGACGCCCGGGTGCTGATCGTCGGAACCGGCCTCACCATGGCCGACATCGCCGCGTCGCTCGAGGCGCGCGGCCATCGCGGCCAGATCACCGCGGTGTCGCGCCGCGGGCTGCTGTCGCGCGGCCACACGACCCAGACGGGCGACGAATACGGCGCGTTCTCGACCGAGCCGAGCCTCACGGCCCGCGCCCTCGTGCGCCGCATCCGCCGGACGATCACGGCGGCCGCGGCCGAAGGAAAGCCCTGGCAGCACGTCATGGACGCGGTGCGCAATCAGGGACCCCTGATCTGGACGGCCCTGCCCTTGCGCGAGCGCAGGATCATTGCGCGCCGGCTCAGGCCGTTCTGGGACGTCCACCGGTTCCGCGTCGCCCCGCAGGTCGAGGCGGCGGTCGAGCGCCTGCGCGCGAGCGGCCAGCTGACGCTCATGCGCGGCGAACCGATCGCGGCCGGCCGCTCCGGGCGCTCGGTGTCGGTCGACATCAAGCTGAAGGGCGGCGGACGCTTCTACGGCGATTTCGACGCGATCCTGCTCGCGACCGGCCCGGCGCACCGCAAGCTCAGCGAGACCAGCCCGCTCGCGGCCGGCCTCGTCTCGCAGGGCCTCGTCAGGCTCGATCCCGTGGGGCTCGGCTTCGAGGTCGACGGACAGAGCGTCGCGATCGGCGCCGACGGGAAGCCGTCGCCAGCGCTCTGGATCGTCGGGCCGCTCGCCCGCGCCACCTTCGGCGAACTGATGGGATTGCCCGAAGTCGCGCGGCACGCCGAATTCGTCGCCGGCGCGATCATCCGCGCCTCTCCGGAAAGCGCGGCCGCGGAGGCGCCGGCGCTCGAACTCGCCTGA